From the Mesotoga prima MesG1.Ag.4.2 genome, the window TGAGACATGTAGATTTCGCGATGGTCAGAAATCTTTCGCCGCTGACATTCTTCTTCGGCGAAACGGGAAGGTTCATGAACGATGAAGATGCAATTGGATATCTTGACAGCGCGGTAAAGCTCTTCTTTGACAGTGTTTTCTTTGGCGGGGGAATAGAAGAGTTATTTGCTCTTTCCGAGTCCGTTCCGGAGTTTTCTATGTGAGAAGATCGCTCTCTTCTTCACTCTATGACCCCTTGTTGATCAGTAGTTCTGCCATATCGAAGTCGAAAGCAGTCGTAATCTTCGGATTAGGAGCGATCGAGTTTACAGTGATCACCTGTCCACCAGATCTGACGAAAAGCTGTGCGTCATCCGTAGACGAAAGTATGTTTTCTTCAACCGCCCTTTTATGGACCTCCAGCATTTCATCATATGGAAAAGTCTGTGGAGTCTCTGCCAGTCTTAAGCAGTTCCTGTCCGGTACATCCAAAACTTCGTCGTTCCCCACAAGATAAACTGTATCGTTTACTCCTTCCGTCACTACCACCCCTCTACCTGGAGCGACAAGCCGAAGGAGCTCTGGAATCTGACTACGAGAAAAGAAGGGCCTCACTGCGTCGTGAATCATTATTGCTTCTAAACCGACTTCTCTGCATGAGAGCAACCCTTTGTATACTGATTCCTGTCTGCTCTCTCCACCGGGGACAACCATTACCGAGTTCAGTCCCCTCTTCAGAAGTATTTCCTTCGCTTTGTTTATCCAGTCTCTGTGAACAACCAATACCGTGGAATAAACAAAATCAGATCCATGGAATATTTCCACGGATCTGACAAACATCTCTTTTCCACCGAGAGTCATAAACTGCTTTGGAAGGGACGATTTCATCCTTCGTCCGGTTCCACCTGCAACTATGATTGCTCCGGTCTTCATTTCAGTAAATGAACGACCAGCCCACTTCGCAGTTTTGGCTCGAACCAGGTTGATTTTGGAGGCATGATCTTTCCCTCATCGGCGACGGCAAGAAGCTCTTCCATCGAGGTGGGAAACATTGAAAAGGCAACTGCCCAGCCATTGGTTATTCTGTTTTCGAGAGCCTTTAGACCTCGAATGCCTCCAACGAAATCAATCCTCGAGTCCTTTCTCGGATTATCGATTCCGAGAACAGGGCTCAAAAGGTTCTTCTGAAGTATGTCGACGTCCAGACTCGAGACCGGATCATTTTCGTCAAACGTACCCTTTTTGGCGGTGAGCTTGTACCACCTTCCCATAAGGCACATGCCGAACTCATGTCTCATGGCAGGTTCATACGGGTCTTTCGGAGCATCCTCGACTTCAAAGACCCGCCCAACCTTTTCAAGGAACTCGTTTTCGCTCATTCCGTTCAAATCCTGAACTACCCTGTTGTAGGCCATAATCTTCAGATGAGTATGTGGAAAGGCAACTGCCATGAAGAAGTTGTATTCTTCATTTCCGGTATGTCCGGGATTGCTTTCCTTCAGAAGTTCTCTAACTCTGGAGGAAGAGGCCGCCCGGTGATGGCCGTCGGCGATGTACATGCAGTCGATCTCCTTAAATGCCTCTCGAATTTCTTCAACTCCATCCCGCTCTTTCACCGCATAAAGTCTGTGTTCAACATCGTTTTCATCGATAACACGCATGGAAAGAGGTAGTTTCCTGGAATAACTCTGTAGGAGAGTTTCGAGCTTCTCGTTTGATCTGAATGTCAGGAAGACCATTCCAGTATTCGCGTTTACCGTTTTTATGTGTTTTATCCTGTCTTCTTCCTTATCCTGTCTGGTGAGCTCGTGTTTCTTGATCAAGTCTTTCTGATACTCATCAACACTTGCTCCTCCAACTACTCCGATCTGGATATGGTCCTTCATCTTCTGCCAGTATATATAATACAGTGGCTCTTCTTCCTGTACCAGGACTCCACTTTGAAGCATCGTTTCAAAGTTCTCTCTTGCCTTCTCGTACACTAGATCGCTGTAATGGTCTGAGTCCACTGGCAGATCGATCTCAGCCCTGATAACATGCATGAAGCTCTCGGGATTTCTCCCGATCTCTCTGGCCTCTTCAAATGAGACAACATCATAAGGGGGGCAATTGACCTTCTGCTCGATTCCTTCAGCGGGTCTCACTGCCCTGAATGGCCTAAAATCAGACAACGTCTATCCCTCCTCAACAAAACGTTTATAGTAATTTCTCTGGAGACTGAATATCTCTTCTCCTTCATCGTCGTATCCCTCGTGCGTGTGGCCGAGGACGTGGAGAACACCGTGTATCAATATGTAGTAGAGCTCTTCTTCAAAGGAGTTGCCAAACTCGCCGGCCTGTTCAGAAATTCTCTCAAGCGAGATTACTATATCACCTACTATCTCCTCTTCCAACCCGTACTGGAAAGAGAGGACGTCCGTTGGTTCATCTCTGTGTCTGAATTCTTTATTTATGCTTCGAATTTCAGAGTCATCTGTGAAAAGGAGATTCAACATTCCTATCTTCCTTTCTCCAAGCTCTGCCTTGACGACCTTTTCTACAATATTAGATATTCTGCTCTCTTCTATCTTCTTCGATGTCTTGTTTTGAATTTGAATCTCCATTGATGGATACCACCTTTTCCGTAGTTTCTTTTGGATACTCGATCCTTGGTTGGTTCATGTTCATGAGGACCCTAGTAAAGGCTTCAATGATCTTCTCTAGATCGTCCAGATCAAGGCCGCTCTGGTCAAGCTGCCTCTCGTTGTAGATTCCATTGACAATCTCCTCGACGAGTTCCTGGGTCTTTGCAGGTGTGGGCTTTTTGATGCTCTTGAATGCAGCTTCCACCGAATCGGCCAGCATAATTATCCCCGACTCTTTAAACTGTGGCTTAGGCCCCGGATATCTGAAATCGTCGCTTCTCTCTTCTTGTCCAATGTTTTTAGCTTTGTGAAAGAAGAATTTCTTGACTCTCGTTCCGTGGTGCTCTTTGATAACGTCTTCAACAAGAAGCGGAAGCCTGTACTTTCTTGCCTGCTCGACCCCCTGTTTCACGTGTTCATTTATCACTAGGTTTGACATTGAGGGGGTGAGGTTATCGTGAGGATTCATTCCCTCCTGCTGATTCTCGGCGAAGTACTGGGGCCGTTTGGACTTTCCGATGTCATGAAAATATGATGCGACTCTGGCCAGAATTGCATTTGCTCCGATTCGCTCGGCCGCCGCTTCTGAAAGGTTTGCAAGAGAGATGCTGTGGTAATACGTTCCTGGCGCATAAATCGACAGGTTTTTCAGAAGTGGGTGAGAGAGATTGCCCAGTTCAAGGAGACCCGTATTCGAGTAGATTCTGCTTGCATACTCAAGATAGGGAATGATTCCGATAGCAATAACTGACGATAATATTGGGTTAGCAAAAGCTATCAAAAGATCCACCGCGTTTATGGACTCACCCTGAAGAGACATCCTGATCGCATTTATCGCCACGAATATCAAACTGACTTCGAATCCCGCTCTTGCTATTTCAATCCTTCTCTCTATAGCTCTTGTCGTGAGGGCAGTCGCCAATACGACCACTGACAACAATATGAAGGTTTCCAGAGAGTTGTCGAGATTTGCAGATGCAAGAAACGACATGAACAGCCCGCTGCCAATGCCTTCCTGATAGCCTATCAGTATGGTAACCATCGAAACACTCAAGAAGATAGGTGTCATTTCTGGCAGAAGCGTTTCATCTCCCAAAGAAGGAACGAAGGAATTAACGAAAACACCGAAGGACACTACAGAAAAGAACGTTATTCTATATGCGCTGTGAAGGTTGAAGTACCTGTTACTTCTCACGGACCTTTCCGCAAAGATGTACCAAAGAATTGCCGATCCAACGAAATACAGAAAAGGTTTTGAGGGAAGCGAAAGGAACGGCAGTCTGTTTAGTAAAGCAAGGAACACAGGGAAGACTATGAAATTAGTGAGATCCTTTATGTTCAGAAGTCTCTCGAGGGGAAACTGGACCTTTGAGAGATCACTTTTCTTCAGTTTTTTCTTCTCTCTCATATTCATCGTAGGCCTTTATAATGTCCTTCACCAGAGGATTTCTTACTACATCCTGGTCTGTTAAATAGGAGAAGCCGATTGTGGCGACCGATTTCAAGACTCTCTGCACTACGACAAGTCCCGATCCGGAATCCCTTGGAAGATCAATCTGAGTAATGTCTCCGGTGACAACTACCCTCGATCCAAAACCGATTCTTGTCAGGAACATTTTCATCTGTTGATAGGTCGTATTCTGAGCCTCATCTAGAATTATGAACGAATTGTTCAGAGTTCTTCCCCTCATATATGCAAGCGGAACGACCTCGATTATCGAGCTATCCCTGTAATAGGAAAGCTTCTCAGCCGGAATCATCTCCATGAGTGCATCGTAAAGGGGTCTCAAGTAGGGATCGACTTTGTCTAGAAGTGTGCCCGGAAGATATCCCAGTTTCTCTCCGGCTTCGACCGCGGGTCGAGTTAGGATTATTCTCTGGACTTTGCCAGACTTCAAAAAGTCAACGGCCATGGCAACGGCAAGATACGTCTTACCCGTCCCTGCAGGACCGATGGAAAAGACCAGCTCTCTTTCTTTCATTGTCTCCATGTAGTTCTTTTGCCCGATTGTTTTAGGCCTTATTCTATTGGAAAGTAATGTCGTTTCCTTTACTTCGTTGTAGACTCCCTTGAAACTATCATCATCTTCATCGTGCTGCAGGTGTTGATCTACAATGTACTCGAATTCCCTCCACTCGACTAGATGACCGTCTCTGCTCATTTGAACTAGTTCATCAACAATCTTTTCAGCTATGTCAATCCCATTACCGTCCTCACCCTTTATCCAGATTTCGTTACCAATTATAGAGATTCTTACGTCGAGTTTTTTCTGAATATACTTCGCTTTTCGATCGTACTCTCCGAAAAGCTCGGCTACTTCAACTCCCATGGGAAGACTGAGCTTTCGTACTGCCAAAAGAACACCTCCTACTCCAGAGATTATACATTAATATTCTAGGATAAGGAGGTTTTGAAGGATCGCCCTTTCACTCGTCGTCGACTTCAGTAGAATGATCTTTTATGTAGCTGTTGGCCTCTGCAAGAAGATCTCGTATTCTTCTGGTTGTCAGTCCGAATTCCTTTGAAAGCTCGTTCATGTTGTTTCCAAGGACCTCTGAGCGTTGCACCAAAAGTTCATGCGAAACACTCTTGTACACCTCTTGAAGGAAGTCTTTATATGTTGTGCCATTCAACATTCTTGCCACCATTGCTTCTTCGGCTAGAAGCTTGACGTTTTTCGACATCGAAGAGTTTACTGAAGCCTGAACAACATCGTTTACTGCCAGGTATTCTTCGATCATATTGATCAGCTCTCTCACATTTCCCGGATAGCTGTAGGAAAGGAATCTCTCCTTGAGATCTTGAGGAATGTTCTCAAACTTCACGAGATATCCCTTTTTTTCAAGAATTGCATCAAAGATCTGGGGAATATCGGTCTTCCTCTCCCTCAGGGGCGCTAGGTCGACCTTTACGGCCGATAGTCTGTATCTAAGGTCATTTCTTATAGCAGCATCGTCATACCTGTTGGTCGCGGTGATGAAGCGTACGTCAACTTTTATGGGCTTGGTGGCGCCGATCTTGAAGAACTCTCGGTTCTCGGTTATCGCCAAAATCTTTGCTTGGAGGTTTAGGGGCATATCTCCGATCTCGTCCAGAAATAGTGTTCCGTCATTAGCCTGCTCTATAAGACCGACCTTCTCGGCAGCCGCACCTGTGAAAGCCCCTTTTTTGTAACCGAACAGCTCACTCTCGAGTAGGTTCTCCGGGATGGCCGCGCAGTTTATTGAATAGAAGGGTCTAGAGCCCCTGGGGGAGAGTTTTGCGATAATCTCGGCAAGAAGATTCTTACCAGATCCGGTCTCTCCAAGAATCATTATTGAACCATCGTAGAACATCGAAAGAACGATCATTTTCTTCATCTGCAGTACCCTGTT encodes:
- a CDS encoding PhoH family protein; translation: MAVRKLSLPMGVEVAELFGEYDRKAKYIQKKLDVRISIIGNEIWIKGEDGNGIDIAEKIVDELVQMSRDGHLVEWREFEYIVDQHLQHDEDDDSFKGVYNEVKETTLLSNRIRPKTIGQKNYMETMKERELVFSIGPAGTGKTYLAVAMAVDFLKSGKVQRIILTRPAVEAGEKLGYLPGTLLDKVDPYLRPLYDALMEMIPAEKLSYYRDSSIIEVVPLAYMRGRTLNNSFIILDEAQNTTYQQMKMFLTRIGFGSRVVVTGDITQIDLPRDSGSGLVVVQRVLKSVATIGFSYLTDQDVVRNPLVKDIIKAYDEYEREEKTEEK
- a CDS encoding IspD/TarI family cytidylyltransferase, with protein sequence MKTGAIIVAGGTGRRMKSSLPKQFMTLGGKEMFVRSVEIFHGSDFVYSTVLVVHRDWINKAKEILLKRGLNSVMVVPGGESRQESVYKGLLSCREVGLEAIMIHDAVRPFFSRSQIPELLRLVAPGRGVVVTEGVNDTVYLVGNDEVLDVPDRNCLRLAETPQTFPYDEMLEVHKRAVEENILSSTDDAQLFVRSGGQVITVNSIAPNPKITTAFDFDMAELLINKGS
- a CDS encoding DUF1015 domain-containing protein, producing MSDFRPFRAVRPAEGIEQKVNCPPYDVVSFEEAREIGRNPESFMHVIRAEIDLPVDSDHYSDLVYEKARENFETMLQSGVLVQEEEPLYYIYWQKMKDHIQIGVVGGASVDEYQKDLIKKHELTRQDKEEDRIKHIKTVNANTGMVFLTFRSNEKLETLLQSYSRKLPLSMRVIDENDVEHRLYAVKERDGVEEIREAFKEIDCMYIADGHHRAASSSRVRELLKESNPGHTGNEEYNFFMAVAFPHTHLKIMAYNRVVQDLNGMSENEFLEKVGRVFEVEDAPKDPYEPAMRHEFGMCLMGRWYKLTAKKGTFDENDPVSSLDVDILQKNLLSPVLGIDNPRKDSRIDFVGGIRGLKALENRITNGWAVAFSMFPTSMEELLAVADEGKIMPPKSTWFEPKLRSGLVVHLLK
- the ybeY gene encoding rRNA maturation RNase YbeY: MEIQIQNKTSKKIEESRISNIVEKVVKAELGERKIGMLNLLFTDDSEIRSINKEFRHRDEPTDVLSFQYGLEEEIVGDIVISLERISEQAGEFGNSFEEELYYILIHGVLHVLGHTHEGYDDEGEEIFSLQRNYYKRFVEEG
- a CDS encoding HDIG domain-containing metalloprotein, translating into MNMREKKKLKKSDLSKVQFPLERLLNIKDLTNFIVFPVFLALLNRLPFLSLPSKPFLYFVGSAILWYIFAERSVRSNRYFNLHSAYRITFFSVVSFGVFVNSFVPSLGDETLLPEMTPIFLSVSMVTILIGYQEGIGSGLFMSFLASANLDNSLETFILLSVVVLATALTTRAIERRIEIARAGFEVSLIFVAINAIRMSLQGESINAVDLLIAFANPILSSVIAIGIIPYLEYASRIYSNTGLLELGNLSHPLLKNLSIYAPGTYYHSISLANLSEAAAERIGANAILARVASYFHDIGKSKRPQYFAENQQEGMNPHDNLTPSMSNLVINEHVKQGVEQARKYRLPLLVEDVIKEHHGTRVKKFFFHKAKNIGQEERSDDFRYPGPKPQFKESGIIMLADSVEAAFKSIKKPTPAKTQELVEEIVNGIYNERQLDQSGLDLDDLEKIIEAFTRVLMNMNQPRIEYPKETTEKVVSINGDSNSKQDIEEDRREQNI
- a CDS encoding sigma 54-interacting transcriptional regulator; translation: MLYRKIMVGENLESMQCEMYFESLFDVDFDYLVGLGKEMPTILFIDASKYSEDVLNDWIFAFTNIILINNNPIRAFIIRGYSEERQEFKGYYRVLSSYKSPRQIVQEITSSIDENLDKIIGNSNRVLQMKKMIVLSMFYDGSIMILGETGSGKNLLAEIIAKLSPRGSRPFYSINCAAIPENLLESELFGYKKGAFTGAAAEKVGLIEQANDGTLFLDEIGDMPLNLQAKILAITENREFFKIGATKPIKVDVRFITATNRYDDAAIRNDLRYRLSAVKVDLAPLRERKTDIPQIFDAILEKKGYLVKFENIPQDLKERFLSYSYPGNVRELINMIEEYLAVNDVVQASVNSSMSKNVKLLAEEAMVARMLNGTTYKDFLQEVYKSVSHELLVQRSEVLGNNMNELSKEFGLTTRRIRDLLAEANSYIKDHSTEVDDE